In one Brassica oleracea var. oleracea cultivar TO1000 chromosome C9, BOL, whole genome shotgun sequence genomic region, the following are encoded:
- the LOC106314792 gene encoding uncharacterized protein LOC106314792: MVQLSDEWLLCGISELTIQDIDIARVLVDTRCSANIIYKSTLERMEIDLCAVTEGPIPIFGLSGYATMTLGSIDLVVKAGSVIKVTEFLVIDRPTSYNAIVGTPWLNSMRAIASTFHLCLKFPTPRGVETIQGDRRMSQIGANLREPLKTELIACLKKNLNAFAWAAEDMPGIDIGITCHELNIDPTYIPVKQKRRKLGPECATAVNEEVERLLKPDQ, translated from the exons ATGGTTCAGCTTTCCGACGAGTGGCTTTTGTGCGGGATTAGCGAGCTGACGATCCAGGACATCGACATAGCGAGAGTGTTGGTCGACACCAGATGCTCGGCCAATATTATCTACAAAAGCACCCTTGAAAGAATGGAGATCGATCTGTGCGCCGTTACAGAAGGACCCATCCCGATATTCGGACTCTCGGGATATGCTACTATGACTCTCGGCTCGATCGACCTTGTTGTTAAAGCCGGGAGCGTCATCAAAGTCACAGAATTCTTAGTCATCGACCGCCCAACATCGTACAACGCGATCGTCGGTACTCCATGGCTGAATTCCATGCGAGCGATCGCTTCGACATTCCATCTGTGCCTTAAGTTTCCAACCCCTCGTGGAGTCGAAACTATACAAGGAGACCGCAGGATGTCGCAA ATTGGAGCCAACCTCCGCGAGCCACTAAAGACAGAGCTCATCGCCTGTCTCAAAAAGAACCTCAATGCGTTTGCTTGGGCCGCGGAAGATATGCCAGGGATCGATATCGGCATAACGTGTCATGAGCTTAACATCGATCCGACCTACATACCCGTCAAACAAAAAAGGCGGAAGCTAGGACCGGAGTGTGCCACCGCGGTAAATGAGGAAGTCGAAAGACTCCTGAAGCCGGATCAATAA